GTGGAAAGCCGGCGATCAGCGCGTCCCGCTGGCCGCCCTCACCGGCGTCGAGTGGTACTCCCCGGAGGGCCCGGGCGGCCACCTGAGGCTCCGCATGCGGGACACCCCCTCCGATCCGCGCCCCGACCACGACCTGACGGCGGCCGTCTTCGGCGTGGGCTACGGGGCGGTGCACGAGTCGCTGCCGTTCGCGGCCGCGGTCCTGGCCGCGCTGCGCGGCCGCGCCCGCGTCGCCGCCGTGGGATCCGTCCCGGCGGCGCGCACCGGGGGCGACCGGATGCGACACCTGGACGAGCTGCACAGTGCGGGACTCCTCACGGACGCCGAGTACGTGGAGCTGCTGGACCGTTTCCGGGCCTAGTCCCGCCAGGGGGTGTCCGGGCGTCGAGGTCCGTACCAACACGCCCGACGCAGAGCCCCGTTGACAGCATCCGTCTCGTGCAGCATTCTTTCACTACTTAACTAGCGAAAGGGTGCTGCACGTGCTGGAATACCGCATCGACCGGCGCAGCGGCATGGCCACCTATCTGCAGATCGTCCACCAGACCAAGCAGGCCCTGCGCCTGGGACTACTGGAACCGGGCGACAAGCTGCCCACCGCGCGCGAGGTCGTCGAGGCGACGGCCATCAACCCGAACACGGTGCTCAAGGCCTACCGGGAGCTGGAACGCGAGGGCCTCGTGGAAGGGCGGCGGGGCATGGGCACCTTCGTGCGGAGGTCCCTGGGCGGCGCGCCGGCCGACTCCCCCCTGCGGGAGGAACTGGCCGACTGGGCACGGCGCGCGCACGCCGCCGGAATGGAACGGGACGACGTGGCCGCGCTCTTCACATCCGTACTGGACCAACACTTCAAGGGGGAAGACGCGTGACGGATGATCCGGTGATCGAGGCGTCCCTACTCGGCGTGCGCTACGGACGCAGGCGGGGCTGGGCACTGCGCGACTGCTCCTTCCAGCTGCCCGCCCGGCGGGTCTGCGCGCTCGTCGGCCACAACGGCGCGGGCAAGTCGACCCTGCTCGCCCTCGCGGCAGGACTGCTCCGGCCGACCGAGGGCACCATCGACGCGCCGCCGCGCGAGGAGACGGCCTACGTGGGCCAGGACAAGCCCCTCTACCCGCAGCTGACCGTCGACGAGACCCTGCGCATGGGTCGCGAGCTCAACCCCGGCCGCTGGGACGCGAAGAGCGCGGAGCGGATCGTCGAGGAGGGCGGGCTCGACCGCACCGCCAAGGTCCGGACCCTCTCGGGCGGCCAGCGCACCCGGGTCGCGCTGGCCCTCGCCCTCGGAAAGCGCCCCGGCCTGCTCCTGCTGGACGAGCCGATGGCCGATCTCGACCCGCTCGCCCGGCACCAGCTCATGGGGACGCTGATGGCCGACGCCGCCGAGAACGGCACGTCCGTGGTGATGTCCTCGCACATCCTCACCGAGCTGGAGGGTGCCTGCGACCACCTGCTGCTCGTCGACGGCGGCCGGATCCGCCTCTCCGGCCCCGCCGACGAGGTCGTCGCGGCCCACCGCCTGCTCACCGGGCCCGCCACGGCCCTCACCGACCTCGCCGCGCACACCGTCGTCGAGTCCCGTACGGCGGGCCGCCAGCTCACCGCCCTCGCGAGGCTGCGCGGCCCGGTCGACACGGACACCTGGCAGACGGCCCACCCGTCCCTGGAGGAAGTCCTGCTCGCCCACCTGCGCTCTCCCGGGGCCCCGGCCCTCACCATCGGTCCCTTCGCCACCGAAGGGGCGCAAGCATGAGCGTGCTGACCTTGAAGGGCCCGCGCTGGGTCACGGTCCGCCAGCACCGGCGCGCCCTGTGGGCGCTGCCCGCCGCGTTCGCCGTGAGCCTCGCCGTCGTCGTCGCGCTGCGCTGGTGGGCGAGCCTCCCGTCCGGTCTGCGCTCGGACAACCCGGACGGCCCGCTGCGGGTGGGGATGGAGTACGCCGGCATGGCGTTGCTGCTCCTGCCCCTGCTGCTGGGGGCCTTCGTGGCCGGCCCGATGGTCGCCCGCGAGCTGGAGAGCGGCACCTACCGCCTCGCCCTGACCCAGTCGTCGACGCCCCGGGCCTGGCTCGCCTCGAAGATCACGGTGGCCGCCGTGGCCGCGGTGGCCTGCTCGGCCGCCCTGGCCGGGGTCTACCGCATCGGCTGGTTCCCGCTCGACGGCACGCACCAGTTCTCCTGGGCGGACCGGGGACCGTACGAAGCGCTCGGCACGGTGCTCGTCGCGTACTGCCTCCTGGGCGTGGCCGTCGGAGCCCTGGTCGGCCAGCTCGTACGGCGCACACTCGCCGCCATGTCGGTCACCGGCCTCGTCACCGGCCTGGTGATCGCGCTGCTCGGCGCCCTGCGGTGGTCCTTCCTGCCGGTACGGACCCTCACCACGTCGTCGGCCGAGACCGGGGTGCCGATGCCTGCGGGCGACACCTTGATGATGGACTCCGGACTCACCACGGCCTCGGGCGAGCGCCTGCCCGAGTGGACCTGCTTCGCACGCTCCCACAGGAGCAACGTGTGTCCCGACGACCTGAACGTGACCGGGTGGTACCTCGACTACCACCCGGCCACGCACTACTGGCCGACCCAGTCCATCGAGACGGCGGTGGTCCTGGCCCTGGCCGCCCTCGCCCTCTGGGCCGCCTTCGCGGTCCTGCGCACCCGGCACCGCTGAGGCGCGCGGCCAGGGCCCGCCTTCAGCTCAGGTCCTCGCCCTCGCGGGCCTCCGAGGTCGCGCTCATGTCCGGGTAGCGGTCGCCCGCGACCCGGGCTGCGATCGGCTCCAGGCGGGCCAGCTGCGTCGGTGTGAGGGCGATCCGGGTCGCGGCGGTGTTCTCGCGCAGCCGGCCCGGCTTGCGGGTGCCCGGGATGGGGACCACGGTCAGCCCGTGCACCTGCGCCCGCTGCTGCACCCAGGCCAGGGCGATCTGCGCCGGGGTCGCCCCCAGCTCCTCGGCGATCTCCCGGACCGGGGTCAGCAGCGCCGCGTTGGCCTTCGCGTTCTCGCCGGTGAACCGGGGCTGGTGGCGCCGGAAGTCGTCATGCGACAGCTCCGCGGTGGCGTCCGCGAAGGCCCCGGTCAGGAAGCCGCGGCCCAGCGGGGAGTACGGCACCAGCGCCACGCCCAGCTCCGCCGCCGCGGCCACCGCGCTGCGCTCCACGCTCCGGCTGAAGAGCGACCACTCCGACTGGAGCGCCGTGATCGGGTGGACGGCGTGCGCCTCGCGCAGTTCGGTGCCGGTCACCTCGCTGAGCCCGAGGTGGCGCACCTTGCCCTCCTGCACCAGCTCAGCCATGGCGCCGACCGACTCGGCGAACGGCACGGCGGGGTCGCGCCGGTGCATGTAGTAGAGGTCGATGACGTCCACGCCGAGGCGGCGCAGGCTGTCCTCGACGGCCCGGCGGACGTACGCGCGGTCGTTGCGCACGCCCCGGTGGGCGGGGTCGTCGGTGCGCTCTATGGCGAACTTCGTCGCCAGGGTGATCTCGTCCCGGTGAGCGGCCGCGAACGGGGCGAGGAACTCCTCGTTGCGCCCCCGGCCGTAGACGTCCGCGGTGTCGAAGAGGGTGACCCCGGCGGCCAGCGCCGCGTCCAGGGTCTCGCGGGCGGCCACCTCGTCGGTGTCCCCGTAGAACTCGCTCATGCCCATGCAGCCGAGGCCCTGGACGCCGGCCAGCGGGCCGCCCTTGCCGAGTTCGACCTGGTCGATCTTCGTGGCTTCCGTCATGGCTGTGCCTTCCCCGAGTAGATGCCGATCTTGTAGTCCAGTACGGCCAGCGCGTCCGTGAGCTCCGAGATCCGCGCCCGCACCTCGTGCCGCGTCCGTTCCAGCAGCTCGCGGCGCTCCCCGACGGTGTGCGCGCCCTCACGGACCAGTTCGGCGTACCGGACCATGTCCGCCACCGACATCCCGGTGGCGCGCAGCTTGCCCACGAAGGCCAGCCAGTCGAGGTCCTTGTCGGTGAAGCGCCGCTGCCCCGAATGGGAGCGGTCCACGTGCGGCATCAGGCCGATCCGCTCGTACCAGCGCAGGGTGTGCTGGGTCAGACCGGTCCGGGCCTCGACCTCGCTGATCGTGTACCGCGTCTGCGTCAGGCTCTGGCTCATGACCCCACGCTAAAACCCTGGAGTGCACTCCAAGCAAGTAGGCTCGGCCGCATGGAGAGCATGGAGGCCGTCAACGGCATGGAAAGCCTGCGGATCATCGAAACCTGGCCGGTGGACACGGCCGCGGCGGCCGTCGTACGCGCCGACGGGAGCCTCGCCGGCGCCCACGGGCCCGTCGACCACCGCTTCGCGCTGGCCTCCGTGACCAAGCCGCTGGCCGCGTACGCCGCCCTCGTCGCGTACGAGGAAGGGGCGATCGAGCTGGACGAGCCGGCCGGGCCCGAGGGGTCGACGGTCCGTCACCTGCTCGCGCACACCAGCGGCCTGGCCTTCGACGAGCACCGGGTGTCGGCCCCGCCCGGGGAGCGCCGGCTGTACTCCAACGCCGGCTTCGAGGTGCTCGGCGACCACATCGCCAAGGCCACCGGCATCCCCTTCGCGGAGTACGTGCACCAGGCGGTCTTCGAGCCGCTGGGCATGACGCGGACCACCCTGGAGGGCTCGCCCGCCAAGGACGGCGTCTCCACCGTGTCCGACCTGCTGCGCTTCGCCGCCGAGCTGCAGGCGCCCCGGCTGCTCGACGTCCGTACGGTCGCCGCGGCGACCTCCGTCGTGCACCCCGGGCTCAAGGGCGTCCTGCCGGGGTACGGGCACCAGTCGCCCAACGACTGGGGCCTCGGAGTCGAGATCCGCGACGGCAAGTCCCCGCACTGGACGGGCCTGTCCTCCTCGCCCCGCACCTTCGGCCACTTCGGCCAGGCCGGCACCTTCCTGTGGGTGGACCCGGACGCGCGCGCCGCGTGCGTGGCGCTGACGGACCGCGCCTTCGGCCCGTGGGCCGTGGCGGCCTGGACCCCGTTCACGGACGCGGTCCTGGCCGAACTGCGCTCTGCCTAGGGAAGTTCCCAGATCAACAGTTCCCCCGGGGACCCGGCGGTGATCTCCAGGTCCCGCTCGGCGGTGATCCGCACCGAGTCCCCGGGGCCCAGTTCCTCCCCGTCCAGGCGCAGGTCCCCCCGCACCACGTGCAGGTACACCCGCTCCGCCGCCGGCACGACCACCCGCTCGCCCGCGCCGGGCCGCCGCACGTGCAGTACGGCGCCGGCCGCGGGGACCTCGTAGGGCGTGCCGTCGGCGATGTCCCGGACCACCTCGTACGAGGGCTCGCCGCCCGCGGCGAGGGGCGCGAGCCACATCTGCACGAAGCGCAGCCGCCCGTCGCCGTCGTTGCGCTCCACGTGCCGCGCGCCGGATCCGGCGCTCAGCCGCTGCACGTCCCCGGCCCGGACCAGGCCCTTCTCGCCGGTGCTGTCCTGGTGCGTGAGCTCTCCCTCGAAGACCCAGGTCACGATCTCGGTGTGACTGTGCGGGTGCTCGTCGAATCCGGCACCCGCGGCGAGGACCTCCTCGTTGCAGGCCAGGACGGGGCCGAAGCGCAGATTGTCCGGGTCGTAGAACGACCCGAAGGAGAAGGCGTGCCGGGTGGTGATCCCTGCGGCCGGGTCCCCGCCCTCGTACCGGTCGGCGGCTCGGCGTACATCAATCATGGGGGCCACGGTAGACCCAGTCGCGGCACGGGGTCGCGGGCCCGGCCCGGTACCGGACTCCGCGCACCCGTCCCGATAAGGCAGTCTTGTCACGTGCCTCAACCCGAACGTGAGCATTCGCCCGCCACACACGCCGCGCATCCCGCTCCCGCCCATCCGCACACCGCGACGCTGCGCCGACTGGAGAAGTCCTCCGGCCGGCTCGCCGCCAACGCGATCGCGCGGATGGACGAGACCCTGCCGTGGTACCGGGCGATGCCACCCGAGAACCGGTCCTGGATCGGCCTGGTGGCGCAGGCCGGCATCGCCGCGTTCACCGAGTGGTTCCGGCACCCGGAGACCCCGCAGGCGATCTCCACCGACGTGTTCGGGACGGCTCCGCGCGAGCTGACCCGGGCGATCACCCTGCGCCAGACCGTCGAGATGGTCCGCACCACGATCGAGGTCATGGAGACCGCGATCGAGGAGGTGGCGGCCCCGGGTGACGAGCAGATCCTGCGCGAGGCGCTGCTCGTGTACGCCCGGGAGATCGCCTTCGCGACGGCCCAGGTGTACGCGCAGGCCGCCGAGGCGCGCGGGGCGTGGGACGCCCGGCTGGAGTCCCTGGTCGTCAACGCGGTGCTGTCCGGCGAGGCCGATGAGGGTGCACTCTCCCGGGCGGCGGCGCTGGGCTGGAACTCCCCCGAGCACGTGTGCGTGGTGCTCGGCACCGCGCCGGAGGGGGACAGCGAGCTGACGGTGGAGGCGATCCGGCGCGCGGCCCGCCACCACAAACTGCAGGTCCTCACCGGAGTGCTCGGGGACCGGCTGGTCGTCATCGCGGGCGGCAGCGACAACCCGATGCAGGTGGCGAAGTCGCTGATCGGGCCGTTCGCGGCCGGTCCGGTGGTGGCCGGCCCGGTGGTCTCCGACCTGCTGAACGCGACGAAGTCGGCGCAGGCCGCGGCGGCCGGGCTGAAGGCCTGTACGGCCTGGCAGGACGCCCCGCGCCCGGTCCTGGCGGACGATCTCCTGCCGGAGCGCGCGATCGCCTCCGATCCCGCTGCCAGGGAACAACTGGTGGAGGAGATCTACAGGCCACTGGAAGAGGCCGGGTCTGCGCTGCTGGAGACGCTGAGCGTGTACCTGGAGCAGGCGAGCAGCCTCGAAGGGGCGGCGCGGATGCTGTTCGTGCACCCCAACACGGTGCGCTACCGGCTGCGACGTGTGACCGACGTCACCGGATGGTCACCCTCCGATGTCCGCTCGGCGTTCACGCTGCGAATCGCCCTGATTCTCGGGCGTCTGGCCGACGGCGATCTCCAGTCCTAGACTTTTGTCGGACATCAACAATTACCCCGACGGTTCTTCGTCCCTGTCCCCACCGGCGGCCGGGACCATCCACAAGAGAGAGTGTGAGGGTGCTCGTACTCGTCGCTCCCGGCCAAGGCGCTCAGACGCCCGGCTTCCTGACTCCCTGGCTCGACCTCCCCGGTGCCGCTGACCGCGTCGCCGCCTGGTCCGACGCCATCGGGCTCGACCTTGCCCACTACGGCACGAACGCTGACGCCGACGAGATCCGCGACACGGCCGTGGCCCAGCCCCTGCTGGTCGCCGCGGGCCTGCTGTCCGCCTCGGCGCTGCCCGCTTCCCTGACCTTCGGTGCCGTCGCGGGCCACAGCGTCGGTGAGATCACCGCCGCCGCCTACGCCGGCGTGCTGTCCGAGGCCGACGCGCTGTCGTTCGTCCGGACCCGCGGTCTCGGCATGGCCGAGGCCGCCGCCGTCACCGAGACCGGCATGGCCGCGGTCCTCGGCGGTGACCGCGACGTGGTCGTCGCCCACCTGGAGAAGCTGGGTCTGACCCCGGCCAACATCAACGGCGCGGGCCAGATCGTGGCCGCCGGCACCATGGAGCAGATCGCTGCCCTGGAGGCCGACAAGCCCGAAGGCTCCATGAAGGTCGTCGCCCTCAAGGTCGCGGGCGCCTTCCACACGCACCACATGGCCCCCGCGGTGGCCACGCTGGAGAAGGCCGCCGAGGCCCTCTCCCCGGCGGACCCGGTGCTGAAGTACGTCTCGAACAAGGACGGCCTTGTCGTCACCACGGGCGCCGACGTCGTCGCCCGCCTGGTCGGCCAGGTCGCGAACCCGGTCCGCTGGGACCTGTGCATGGAGACGTTCGCCGAACTGGGCGTCACGGGGATCATCGAGCTCTGCCCCGGTGGCACCCTGACGGGTCTGGCCAAGCGCGCGCTGAAGGGCGTACCGAGCGTGGCTCTGAAGACCCCGGACGATCTCGACAAGGCCGCGGCGCTCGTCGCCGAACTGACGGCCTGAGAGAAGGAGCCCACACAGCATGTCCAAGATCAAGCCGGCCAAGGGCTCCCC
Above is a genomic segment from Streptomyces sp. NBC_01233 containing:
- a CDS encoding GntR family transcriptional regulator, giving the protein MLEYRIDRRSGMATYLQIVHQTKQALRLGLLEPGDKLPTAREVVEATAINPNTVLKAYRELEREGLVEGRRGMGTFVRRSLGGAPADSPLREELADWARRAHAAGMERDDVAALFTSVLDQHFKGEDA
- a CDS encoding ATP-binding cassette domain-containing protein, which encodes MRYGRRRGWALRDCSFQLPARRVCALVGHNGAGKSTLLALAAGLLRPTEGTIDAPPREETAYVGQDKPLYPQLTVDETLRMGRELNPGRWDAKSAERIVEEGGLDRTAKVRTLSGGQRTRVALALALGKRPGLLLLDEPMADLDPLARHQLMGTLMADAAENGTSVVMSSHILTELEGACDHLLLVDGGRIRLSGPADEVVAAHRLLTGPATALTDLAAHTVVESRTAGRQLTALARLRGPVDTDTWQTAHPSLEEVLLAHLRSPGAPALTIGPFATEGAQA
- a CDS encoding ABC transporter permease; amino-acid sequence: MSVLTLKGPRWVTVRQHRRALWALPAAFAVSLAVVVALRWWASLPSGLRSDNPDGPLRVGMEYAGMALLLLPLLLGAFVAGPMVARELESGTYRLALTQSSTPRAWLASKITVAAVAAVACSAALAGVYRIGWFPLDGTHQFSWADRGPYEALGTVLVAYCLLGVAVGALVGQLVRRTLAAMSVTGLVTGLVIALLGALRWSFLPVRTLTTSSAETGVPMPAGDTLMMDSGLTTASGERLPEWTCFARSHRSNVCPDDLNVTGWYLDYHPATHYWPTQSIETAVVLALAALALWAAFAVLRTRHR
- a CDS encoding aldo/keto reductase, with amino-acid sequence MTEATKIDQVELGKGGPLAGVQGLGCMGMSEFYGDTDEVAARETLDAALAAGVTLFDTADVYGRGRNEEFLAPFAAAHRDEITLATKFAIERTDDPAHRGVRNDRAYVRRAVEDSLRRLGVDVIDLYYMHRRDPAVPFAESVGAMAELVQEGKVRHLGLSEVTGTELREAHAVHPITALQSEWSLFSRSVERSAVAAAAELGVALVPYSPLGRGFLTGAFADATAELSHDDFRRHQPRFTGENAKANAALLTPVREIAEELGATPAQIALAWVQQRAQVHGLTVVPIPGTRKPGRLRENTAATRIALTPTQLARLEPIAARVAGDRYPDMSATSEAREGEDLS
- a CDS encoding MerR family transcriptional regulator — encoded protein: MSQSLTQTRYTISEVEARTGLTQHTLRWYERIGLMPHVDRSHSGQRRFTDKDLDWLAFVGKLRATGMSVADMVRYAELVREGAHTVGERRELLERTRHEVRARISELTDALAVLDYKIGIYSGKAQP
- a CDS encoding serine hydrolase domain-containing protein; amino-acid sequence: MESLRIIETWPVDTAAAAVVRADGSLAGAHGPVDHRFALASVTKPLAAYAALVAYEEGAIELDEPAGPEGSTVRHLLAHTSGLAFDEHRVSAPPGERRLYSNAGFEVLGDHIAKATGIPFAEYVHQAVFEPLGMTRTTLEGSPAKDGVSTVSDLLRFAAELQAPRLLDVRTVAAATSVVHPGLKGVLPGYGHQSPNDWGLGVEIRDGKSPHWTGLSSSPRTFGHFGQAGTFLWVDPDARAACVALTDRAFGPWAVAAWTPFTDAVLAELRSA
- a CDS encoding pirin family protein; this translates as MIDVRRAADRYEGGDPAAGITTRHAFSFGSFYDPDNLRFGPVLACNEEVLAAGAGFDEHPHSHTEIVTWVFEGELTHQDSTGEKGLVRAGDVQRLSAGSGARHVERNDGDGRLRFVQMWLAPLAAGGEPSYEVVRDIADGTPYEVPAAGAVLHVRRPGAGERVVVPAAERVYLHVVRGDLRLDGEELGPGDSVRITAERDLEITAGSPGELLIWELP
- a CDS encoding PucR family transcriptional regulator, producing the protein MPQPEREHSPATHAAHPAPAHPHTATLRRLEKSSGRLAANAIARMDETLPWYRAMPPENRSWIGLVAQAGIAAFTEWFRHPETPQAISTDVFGTAPRELTRAITLRQTVEMVRTTIEVMETAIEEVAAPGDEQILREALLVYAREIAFATAQVYAQAAEARGAWDARLESLVVNAVLSGEADEGALSRAAALGWNSPEHVCVVLGTAPEGDSELTVEAIRRAARHHKLQVLTGVLGDRLVVIAGGSDNPMQVAKSLIGPFAAGPVVAGPVVSDLLNATKSAQAAAAGLKACTAWQDAPRPVLADDLLPERAIASDPAAREQLVEEIYRPLEEAGSALLETLSVYLEQASSLEGAARMLFVHPNTVRYRLRRVTDVTGWSPSDVRSAFTLRIALILGRLADGDLQS
- a CDS encoding ACP S-malonyltransferase, with translation MLVLVAPGQGAQTPGFLTPWLDLPGAADRVAAWSDAIGLDLAHYGTNADADEIRDTAVAQPLLVAAGLLSASALPASLTFGAVAGHSVGEITAAAYAGVLSEADALSFVRTRGLGMAEAAAVTETGMAAVLGGDRDVVVAHLEKLGLTPANINGAGQIVAAGTMEQIAALEADKPEGSMKVVALKVAGAFHTHHMAPAVATLEKAAEALSPADPVLKYVSNKDGLVVTTGADVVARLVGQVANPVRWDLCMETFAELGVTGIIELCPGGTLTGLAKRALKGVPSVALKTPDDLDKAAALVAELTA